The Euphorbia lathyris chromosome 2, ddEupLath1.1, whole genome shotgun sequence genome includes a window with the following:
- the LOC136217836 gene encoding probable inactive purple acid phosphatase 1 gives MDGLKLIFAAILLLLLNLQEVTSHGHHPLSKIAVHRATLALADLAYVKAHPSLLGLAEQDSEWVTLEFSNPIPTVDDWIGVFSPANFSNSICPSENPRVFPPLLCSAPIKFQYANYSSPEYKNSGNGSLKLQLIKQRSDFSFALFTGGFLNPKLVAVSNTVAFKNPNAPVYPRLAHGKTWDEMTVTWTSGYGINEAEAFVEWGPTGGDLIRSPAGTQTFDRTSMCGAPARTVGWRDPGYIHTSFLKDLWPNKGYTYKMGHRLSNGTYIWSREYQFKASPYPGQNSLQRVVIFGDMGKGEVDGSSEYNDFQPGSLNTTKQLIEDLDNIDIIFHIGDICYANGYISQWDQFTSQIEPIASTVPYMIASGNHERDWPDTGSFYGNMDSGGECGVLAETMFYVPAEDRAKFWYSTDYGMFRFCIADTEHDWREGTEQYKFIEHCLSSVDRQKQPWLIFLAHRVLGYSSDLSYAIEGSFAEPMGRDSLQKLWQKYKVDIAMFGHVHNYERTCPVYQNICTRKEKQYYEGTLNGTIHVAVGGAGAYLSPFTPLQTTWSLYRDYDHGFVKLTAFDHSNLLFEYKKSRDGKVYDSFRLSRDYRDILACTVDSCASTTLAS, from the exons ATGGATGGATTGAAGTTGATCTTTGCTGCAATTCTCCTACTGCTGCTTAATCTGCAAGAGGTAACTTCACATGGACATCATCCTCTCTCCAAAATCGCTGTACATAGGGCTACTTTGGCTCTTGCTGATCTAGCCTATGTTAAAGCCCATCCTTCACTTCTTGGACTCGCG GAACAGGATTCCGAGTGGGTTACTCTGGAGTTCAGTAATCCAATCCCAACTGTTGATGATTGGATTGGAGTATTTTCTCCTGCCAATTTTAG CAATTCCATCTGCCCTTCAGAAAATCCAAGAGTATTCCCTCCGCTATTGTGTTCTGCACCTATTAAG TTCCAGTATGCCAATTACTCTAGTCCCGAGTATAAAAATTCAGGAAATGGGTCACTGAAGCTTCAACTGATCAAACAGAGATCCGACTTctcttttgctttatttactggTGGATTTTTAAAT CCAAAGTTGGTGGCAGTGTCAAATACGGTAGCTTTCAAAAATCCAAATGCACCAGTCTATCCACGCTTAGCACATGGGAAAACATGGGATGAA ATGACTGTGACATGGACAAGTGGATATGGGATTAATGAAGCAGAAGCTTTTGTTGAATGGGGTCCAACAGGAGGTGATCTTATCCGTTCTCCAGCTGGAACACAAACTTTTGACCGTACTAGCATGTGCG GTGCACCAGCAAGGACTGTGGGTTGGCGTGATCCTGGTTACATACATACTAGTTTTTTGAAGGATTTGTGGCCTAATAAAGG GTATACGTACAAGATGGGACATAGATTGTCCAATGGTACATATATTTGGAGTCGAGAATACCAGTTTAAAGCATCTCCTTACCCTGGACAAAATTCTCTGCAGCGCGTAGTCATTTTTGGTGACATGGGAAAG GGTGAAGTTGATGGCTCTTCTGAATATAATGACTTTCAACCTGGCTCACTAAACACAACTAAACAGCTTATTGAGGACTTGGATAACATTGACATAATTTTTCACATTGGAGATATATGCTATGCAAATGGATACATATCACAATGGGATCAATTTACTTCGCAAATTGAGCCAATTGCATCAACTGTCCCGTACATGATTGCCAG TGGTAATCATGAGCGTGACTGGCCTGACACTGGATCTTTCTATGGGAACATGGATTCTGGAGGAGAATGTGGTGTTTTAGCTGAGACCATGTTCTACGTCCCTGCAGAGGACAGGGCGAAGTTCTG GTACTCTACTGACTATGGTATGTTCCGATTCTGCATTGCTGACACAGAGCATGATTGGAGAGAGGGAACTGAACAGTACAAGTTCATCGAGCATTGCTTATCATCAGTGGATAGACAAAAGCAGCCTTGGCTGATCTTTCTCGCGCATAGGGTATTGGGTTATTCTTCAGATCTCTCTtatgctattgaaggatcattTGCAGAGCCAATGGGAAGGGACAGCCTTCAGAAACTGTGGCAGAAGTATAAGGTTGACATTGCTATGTTTGGTCATGTACATAACTACGAACGAACATGCCCTGTTTATCAG AATATATGCACCAGAAAAGAGAAGCAGTACTATGAGGGGACATTGAATGGAACAATACATGTTGCTGTTGGTGGTGCAGGAGCATACCTATCACCATTTACACCACTTCAAACAACTTGGAGTTTGTACAGAGATTATGATCATGGTTTTGTAAAACTTACAGCATTTGACCATTCGAACCTGTTATTCGAGTATAAGAAGAGCAGGGACGGCAAGGTTTATGATTCTTTCAGGTTATCCCGGGATTATAGGGATATCCTGGCATGCACAGTCGACAGTTGTGCAAGCACGACACTAGCATCTTGA